The window GACGGATATTCCCAAGGACTTCCCGTGTGAACTTtctgcaataaaaaaattcacaaattcacaaatatgcaatttacgTTACGGAAATAAAATTTCGACACCAATACGGATGGAGAATATGCAacaacttcattaaaaaaacatacataattataataaaaaaaattacaatgcaaacaaaagaaaattaaaatatcaacgtCCACCCTCCGCGTCCATAGCTCTTCAACGATATCGTTCTGAAGTCGTACATGGGCTTGTGATTGGCGCATGTCAGCAAATGCGCGGATCCGATCGACTTCTCCATGGGGTATCCCCATACGTACATTCGCGGTGCccacgccgtggcttggaccggcaccCATAGCATCTTCATTGGTCCACTGAGTCAGTTCAGGACCTTCactttcgacaatcatgttgtgcagaATAAACATGCGTGCATGCATCAGCGATGCTGTCAATATACTACAGTCGTGAAGGACCTTTCACTGCCGCCCATTAACTCTAGAACACACCAAAtgcccgctccacatccttgcgtgCTACCTCCTGACGACCCACAAAATAgatctttttatcttttgatgGGCATTTGATCGTCTTCACCATGACGGTCAGtttgggtatatcccatcTGCCAAATAGTAGCTCATATTGTgctggttgccgttggcgatGAAACTGATGGCGGGACCAACGCTCATGCACTGGTTGTTGAAAAGGGGCGACGACTGaaggacgttgatgtcgttgtttgACCCGGCTACTCCAAAATACGTATGCcatatccacagccggtagtcagctacaacttcaaggatcatcgtgggatgtTTGCCTTTGAAGCCGGTAGTGTATACCCCTTTCCAGGCGGCAGGACAATTCTtacactcccaatgcatacaatctatgttgTCCAACATCCCGGAAAACCCGTGCACCGACCCGTGCATATCTATCAGCTGATGGCAGTCTTCGGGGCTGGGCTTCCGAAGATACCAAGCCCCGAATATCTCTCTAACACCCTCGCAAAAAAACTGCAAACACTCGCGGGTTGTCGACACGccaatgtggaggtactcgtcgaacatgtcggctGCGCCTCCGTACACCAGCTGCCTGATTGCGGCAGTGCACTTCTGTATGGGCGTGTGACCGGGTTTACCAACCGCATCCTCCCTGAACCTGAAATACTTGTATCGATGATCTAAAGCACTCACGATACGCATAAATAGCGGACAatgcatcctaaaacgtcACCAGAATAAGTTATCCCCAAAACACGGCTCCAAAGCGAGGTAGTCTGCAAACAACCGATGATGTGCAGCGATGTGGTCCCGAGGTACTATAGCTCGACGATGTATGGGGCGAGGTACCACTGACTGCTATTGCCGCTGCAAGGCCTCGCGTATCAGGCGATTTATCTCCCGTTGCATAACAACCTGCACCTCTTCATTAATTTGCCCGCCCGCCCGCACCACTACTAGTCATTTTGGATATACTGAGAATAGAAATTTTAGAGGGAGAGAACTCGTTAACacaagtggtgcgaatgaaatgaagttcaacgagctGTATAtgtagagttttttttttaaataaaaaaatcggAAGTCAGCGTCGTTGCTGCAATGGCGGATGTCCGCACGGACTTCCCGCCTCAGCCGCGGATGAGCGGTGTCAGCTCCTCACGTCCGTCCGCCGCCCCGAGCCCTAGTGGCGGACGACCGACACGCCGGTCGGACGTCTGCCGGGACGGCCgacattggagatgctctaagagagaagtagtgttagtggaatgtgggtccatattattagtaagagaggataaaaaagtaagagaaaagttgttaaaaactttcattttttgaatgtgcctattttttatggacaataaaaaataacaaatgtgTCCTAGTGTCCTATTTTCCGCATACGGGGGAGTACTATTTCGTGCTACTCcaattaatatagtataagaaaactaaaattaatgtgAAAAGCATAACCATACTCTTGCCTTGGTGACATACATGTTGAATAGTTATAAAAACCAATCAAATAATGGTGTTCTAGAAACGCCGGCTGATAGTGCCACTTTCCACTTTAGATGGGCTAGATTTGGGAATCAACTTCGTCACTCTCtcattcttaaaatatgtaaaatttaaataaaataagataaaaaaacaaccaaaagTTCAAATTATCTTCTtgcctattttatttatacttgataaaaagttgaaacttcttctaaaagaagCACGCATACACGTAAtgccataaaaaaaaaatcataaaattaaatgaaaagtaGCTACGGATCGGAATGGTGGTTGTGTCAGTTGTGTGTGTAAAGCATATAGGGAAATTTAGTTACACCAGTGATAGATTAAAGTGAAATGTCGCCTATCTCATCCCTTACGTAAGcagtatgaaatttatttatgaaaaaatattttcacgGACCACGAGaataatcttattttcaattttaagcagtatgaaatttatttatttattataaatttatactgTATTTATAATATACAGTTTCATTTTCACTATCAATAGAATTTGGTGGAGCGTGTTTTTTCACATCCCGTCCCGATTAAAATTTTTCCGGTAAAATACGATCGATCTAGGCGCTcgtaaagttaaaaaaaaaagacgcTCGTAAAGTCTGCACGTACACACCATACATTTAAATCCTTACATGCCATTTCCTTTCCTAGTTTTTTCGATAAATCTAAGAATTTGATTGACAAAAATCAAAGTTTAGAGCTGTCTAAGTTAGAGTACTTTGAATCGGAAAAATGGAAATGGTCTGCgtatttggaaaaatgttttgttaaatttctaatatcttgtcccacaccggcttggtgatgatcctatctATGCTATATAAGgatggataaccctcccccttatgaggccttttaaggggtgagtgattcatttctaatatggtatgtTTCGGGTATTTGAGGAAATATCTGATTAACGAATTAAAAATGCCACGCAATTCCGTCGGAAGGAAAAACCAACCGAAgcttaattttgtgatttttcatACCactttaataataatttatgaaaaataataaatttttagaaaagtTAATGATTTTATGGAACAAAATTCCTGTTTGAAATtaccatttattttataaatgatCAATGAGAAGACTACCAACTAGAGTATTAGAGATTTAGATGTGACTTGAATTCGTAAATTTTCAACGCGTGGTAAAGTGGGCCTTCGGATAGTGGGCTTTTAATAATCTGATAAAGCGTGGTAAGTTGGGCCTTTCAATAGTAGGCCGACACAACCCAAGTACTAATTCCCACTAGTTTTAATAAATCTGGTAACGCGTGGTAAGTTGGGCTTTTGAGTTGTGGGCCCATCTACCAATTCGATACAAACAAATACACactatttatttcattaaaatagaCTCTTTAAGaatgacacaaattttaaaaacaaatttttcaaGAAAGTTTCTCCCTTATTCGAAACTCAGCAGTTAGACTTGGCCAACTCATAGTTAGGAATGAATAGGTATGGTCTACCTTACTGAAGagtcctttctttttttggagTGTCTAGAAGCTAATGATGATTAGTGAAAACGTgctcttaaaaaataaaaaataaaaaataaaaaatactgaaGAAAACCCTCGGTTCAAGAAATCCGCTAGACActggtctaggaactcagagaacctTGAGCTACCTGTCGtcgggcacacaatcacttccttaACTTCCTCTTCAAAAAACCTCAACCCGTTTAGCTAAAAGAAACTAGTACGTGGAAGTAGcgatcgaatccacagagatgaatgcgcaagtaaacatgt is drawn from Salvia hispanica cultivar TCC Black 2014 chromosome 6, UniMelb_Shisp_WGS_1.0, whole genome shotgun sequence and contains these coding sequences:
- the LOC125195089 gene encoding uncharacterized protein LOC125195089, which produces MRIVSALDHRYKYFRFREDAVGKPGHTPIQKCTAAIRQLVYGGAADMFDEYLHIGVSTTRECLQFFCEGVREIFGAWYLRKPSPEDCHQLIDMHGSVHGFSGMLDNIDSDYRLWIWHTYFGVAGSNNDINVLQSSPLFNNQCMSVGPAISFIANGNQHNMSYYLADGIYPN